DNA from Solanum stenotomum isolate F172 chromosome 3, ASM1918654v1, whole genome shotgun sequence:
tttcaacatttttcgtagtgttattaattagcaatgaacatgagtttttttttactcgtatttagttgaatgaaaaattagaaagctgATATTTGAGTTAGTCCAAGTAgactagatatgaaaaaaaaaagtgatgttatttaaattaacaaattgttttttttaaaaaaaacccaaCACACTTTCGCCGATTattttttcacacaataatgtatataaactctaaataaattttattttttaaaaaaatgatgttcatccattattttttaatacaataatgGCATGTGAAGTACACACATCCCACTTTGTTGATTCTTTGGAAAGAAGTgccaaaatggaacataaaaattggagttgaagggttaaaatggaacaaggttgagttggagtgccaaaatgaaatttagggacAAGTTTAAGGGCTTGCATATGTGTTTGACCATTAATTTTAGTACCTCTACCTGCTTTGATATTATAATGAATATATGAGcatttcatctaaaaatttaaacaactaacaataataataacatatttttgttatttaattgtatttttttttaaaaaaaaaactaccttCCTTACCTCATGCATGGTTCTCAATTCTCATCTGTGATCTATAGGTAGATATATTTGCTTACACGCGATGGATGatactatattataaattaatgaaaGATTAATGCTTATTGGTCATGTGGAAGAAATGTACAAACCCTTTTGAGCATGaatattttttactcttttttttttaatttcttttcactttaaaattagtatttggccatgaaaaataaatttgaaaacacCCAAAACTCTATTTCACTTTCactataattttctttttcaaattgtatcctaaattttttatttttacatttaaaattatatttcatacttaaatcatatttcatgttatatttttagggaaattatattcaaaggaacaaatattatttgcaaAAACAACTGTAAAATGTTACACAAGATAATCTAATGTTTCTaataaattgaaactaaaaaatCTAACAATATGATAGTTGGCATCCAAGAGTCGACAAAGCAAAGCAAATAGTTCATCTTAACAATTAATACCAAAGtgccaaaatataaaaaaaaaaaacttaaaaagaataatttttactTGAGGGTTGAATCCAAATACTGGATATTGGTTGGACCAAGTTGAAACAATTGGTGCTTGAATAATCAAAAGAGTAATATTTGTGTGTTGCCAAACAATAGAAAACCCCTTTATTGTTGTCATGAAAcattggaaaatatattttatttgctaAGCCCCGTGCAACACTTGGTTTCAAGAACGATCCTCCATAGCTCACAAATAATGTTTTATCCTCCAAAGTTgttactttttctttctctaattCCTCTCCATTCATCTTATACCTCCAAATATCTACTTTCCCTTCTTCAAGAGTTAAAAATATGACTAATATTCCTCCGTTATCAATATCTTCTGCTGTGAAAATCTGTCgaattgaattttgttttcGATGTGACAATTGCTTCCCATGAAATTTCCAAGTAGGACTCTTGTCAGTTGAATTTTCGTTGATCTTTAGTATTCCTAAAGTCCCTTTATGTCCAAAAGTATAAACAATATTGTCATTTTTGAAATATACTGGATTATGTGgcacaaaaaataattcttggTTATTTCCATATTCATCATGATAAAAGGTATGAATCTTCCATATACTCTCTCCAACTTTGATCATATATACCATTGGAGGAAAAccagaaaagaaaaaaccaaCCACAAAACAATCCGATGATGATGAGTCCGGGGGACACGAAAATGTCCATGAAGGGAATGAATTTTCGAACTCCTCTAATAAATCGGGTAGTTTCATTATAACCTTGGTAAAAGGATTGAAAAAGAACATGCCGTAGTCGCCTTTGCTCATGAGCAACCAATCTTCTATTGCACATCGAATTCGTGAACCCCTTAACTCAGGCATATCCatataattttgagttatttgTGCATTGTACAGTGGATGAAAGAATTCAACTTCACCAGTTTCTTCATAGAAGGTTATCAAACAAGGTGTATTAACACAAGAAAATGGAGAACTATAGCTATAATCATGTAGATCAGGCAGAGACAAGCGCCAATTCTTACAAACAGCACGAAAAACAACGTATTCTCCAACAACAAGACGTGATGAGATTAATCTGAGTATGTCTGTTGGAGCATTAGACCAACATTGTCTTTCAACATCCTCTGCAGGCTCCATTCCACTTTCGTATATATTCATCTATACGGATGTTGCTTAAAtagaaattttcttttgttgtattTGGACTTGATTACTTATTCTATTTGAACTAGGCAAAGGAATAATTATAATTCGATGGAATACTTTCCTTATTCTATTTTCTTATTGTATTTGGACTCACGGACGGTCAAGGCTTCCtttctgaaaaaaattatattatttatatatgattaaaattattttttattttggactTATTGCTTATTCTATGTGAACTAGGAAAAGGAATTAGAATTCCTTGAAATTCTTTCCTTAATTAAAAGTACCGCCCCTTTATTTCCTTGATCCTTACTGTATTTTGGACTTGATTACTTATTCTATGTGAATTAAGACACTGGCCTCTCAATTTTATTTAGGCTGATTTATTTGTTTAGCACCTATTATTTGTATAAGTCTTCACCGCAGCAGATCGAAGAggtatgtcttttatttttgtgcttACTATTAGGTTCTGAACAAATTATTTATACGTGAATTTCACCGCTCAATCCACTTTTCTTTTgcagagaagaaaaagaaacaaattattCTTTGCTTGAATATAATGAGTTTGGAAGAATACTATAGTCGAGTTCCTTTTTCTCCACAACCACATCCTTGGCttgctaatttttttcatgaagatGACAACAAGCAAAAACAAACATTTTTCAGTCTAACGAAGAATCGGACTATACTTGAACttcgaaacaaaaaaatatgcgCGAGTGCTCATGACTCGTTGATGTTGTTTGACTACGACTCTGGAGATTGTTATATTTGGAATCCTATTTCAAACGACAAAATTCAGATGCCACCACTCTCAAATATTAGGTCCGACAAGTTACAATGCTTCTTGTCCGCACCACCACATGATCGTGATCAATGTAGTGTTCTCTTCTTTGACCCGCCTTCTTCACTTTACTTCTACAAGCCAagttatgataaaaaaattcataaacacgatatagaaataattatcgAGGGTCAACAAAGTCATTTGACAATCTTCACAGTTTTCAAGGAAAAATTCTACGGATTGACATGTCCAGGATCAATTCTGGTACATTTAGATCTAGATCATGACTTGGGAATAGTAACAGTTACACCATTGGTTAACCAACGCGCGTATGGTGGTGGAGAATTATTAGAAATGCCAAGGTGGGGTGAATACCTCATCCAATCCTCATGTGATGGTAATGATATGTTGTTATGCGTTACCAAGTTGTATTATGGATGGCTCCTGAGCCAAGTATACGGTTTTCTAGTGTATCgatttgattttgaagaaaaagcaTGGGTAAAGATGGAAAACATTGGCGAAACTGCAATTTTCCTATGTGGTTTCACGGGGACACGTTGCTCGACAAGAGGCAACAATCTTATTAAGAAAGGATCCATCTATTTCATCGAGGGTCGTTGTGTTTATCTATTTGATTTGGAAACGCGAAAAATATCGATAGTATCTCTCCCATGCCC
Protein-coding regions in this window:
- the LOC125858725 gene encoding F-box protein At4g00893-like is translated as MNIYESGMEPAEDVERQCWSNAPTDILRLISSRLVVGEYVVFRAVCKNWRLSLPDLHDYSYSSPFSCVNTPCLITFYEETGEVEFFHPLYNAQITQNYMDMPELRGSRIRCAIEDWLLMSKGDYGMFFFNPFTKVIMKLPDLLEEFENSFPSWTFSCPPDSSSSDCFVVGFFFSGFPPMVYMIKVGESIWKIHTFYHDEYGNNQELFFVPHNPVYFKNDNIVYTFGHKGTLGILKINENSTDKSPTWKFHGKQLSHRKQNSIRQIFTAEDIDNGGILVIFLTLEEGKVDIWRYKMNGEELEKEKVTTLEDKTLFVSYGGSFLKPSVARGLANKIYFPMFHDNNKGVFYCLATHKYYSFDYSSTNCFNLVQPISSIWIQPSSKNYSF